AATtctattaaaagttcatatttggtGTGATCACCTTTAGTCTTAAAAGTGGTCTGAACTCTCTTCGCCatgttttcttgtcatttctttagtCTTCAGGAAAAGTTCTCCAGACTTTTTGAAggaaagctcttctttggatgctggctgccttttgttctgttctctgtcaggatCATTCTACAATGCTTCAATAATgtgctctggggaggccaatgcATGACTGATAGTGattcattgtgtgtttttctatccagctaTGCTTTTACTATATTggtagtgtgtttgggatcattgtcatcctgaaaatgaagccattgccaatcagatgctttccaggtggtagtgcatggtggatcaaaatctgttgatacttttctgcatttataattccatcagtcttgacaagatctccaacaccactggctgaattGAAGCTCCAACCATGGTAGaccctccactgtgttttacagatggctgtagacacttaCTGTTGTACAGGTCTtgattcttgtgtaatttggatTTCCTCAGTCTTTTCTCCCCATGAaaagccacccttccactgagatcaTTTCTGATGAAATTTCCGTCAACAGCAAgtggctttgttttgtttttttgcccctACTCACATGAATTTCAGGTAGTAGTCATCATCTTGTCCAGTTTTCATTGAACCGAAACACACAAAGATTTGGCTCTTTGTAAATTAGTTTGCACAGTCCTGTATACACAGCAGGAGCCTAAGCACAAATGTTAAGGGAACACTGCCCTCTTCTGGCAACATTGTAAATAGCAGCATTATGACCAGATGTAGGCATAAAACCTAAGATTTTTCAGCTTGACAGAATCGTGAGGTTTATATGACCCTTGTTAAGAAATCAAGGTACTTAATGTCTCCCCATTTAAGTGCTTATTATACATTTTCTGCCTGGATTTAAATCTTGATTGGACTGAACTCATCTTGGGTGAAACTCTAAAGTGCTAGACAGGagaggaaaataataataataacccaATGCTGACATCCATCTTTTAACACCAATTGAGCTAAAACGCATTTGAAAACATGAGCTTCAGTGACCAGTATTCAACACCGCCCTATAATGGGGCCATGAGGATTTCAACTAAATAAAGTTTAGAACTGCATTTTTAACTCCAGCTTCTCTCATAGCTTAGAGGGAAAAAGGTGAAATTTTAGAATCTTACAAGTAATGAaacaagaaagaagaagaatcaAGCTTTTACAACTGTTTTATTACAATTTCTGCTTTATTATCATACAGCAAATACAAGGACTACAATAACATTGTCTGATTTTGGTGTGGCTTAACCTGACTGAGACAGCTATCTGAATATGCACTTGTGTTATCTTACACCTAGTGTGCCACTCATAAGTTGTGAGAATGGCAAAAGCCAGCTTTGATGTTAAAGTTGTCCATTATTGTGCGCTTTCAAAATTACTGGCGGTTAGGACAGACCAGAGATAAACAGTACTTGCCCGCTAGCTTCAGCTTTTCCACGTACAATATAtgtaccaaaaaaacaaaacccaaaattattttaaagtcaGTTTAAATGCCAGTTACCTTCTGAAGGTTTGAACTGTCATAagtctgatttttaaaattctgattCAATGCAGGCAACTGCCGTTTGATCCAAGGCTTAGTGGTTGCTGTGCATCCGCTTCTACTTTTTGGCCATCTGAAGACGCTCACTCACGTTCTCCCAGTTGACTACACTCCAGATAGCTTTCACATAGTCAGGTCGCACATTCTTGTATTGAAGGTAGTAAGCATGCTCCCATACATCAATACCAAGGAGGGGAATGAGACCTAAGTGCCAAAAACaataaggaaaaaataaatacaaaaaggcCATGTTGTAGTTAGAAGGTCAAGTCGCATTtattcaatttagttttatttatatagcaccaaatcacaaaaagtCCAACTGACCTGTTGTCCCCTGCAAAGGATCCTGGTTAGCACAAGCAGCAATGCGAAGTCTTCCACTGTCCTTGTCAAAGCCAAGCCACCCCCAGCCTGAGCCCTGCACAGCCACCGTAACAGCAGACATCTTCTCTTTCATCTTCTGAAAGGAGCCAAAGTCCCGTTTGATTGCCTCCATTAGCTCTCCTACAAAGTGGTCAAACAGATGTATATGTTTCAGTGAAATGGCACAACACAAATGTCTTGGCTGGAGTGTTTTcagtgaaagaaatgttgcacTCATCCAAGTGATGATAGAATTCGGTGACTGCAACCATTCCCCCAACTCTGAATAGTACTCATGGCCACAGATCAAATTTCATGACAATTTCCATATTAACAAACCTGAGCTTTAAGCCAATTATTAGTAAATGGTGCAATTTTCAGTCGTTATGTAACACTAAAAATTCTGCAACCATATTAATCAACTTTTTAGCACGTCATAAAATGGAGTTGCAAATTCAATAAGAGTCAGCATGTCTCAGAGAAAAACTAAGTGATCTGATTAAAGACAGACAAGAAGATATGTTAACTGGCTATGAATAGTCTTAGTCTGGTCATATACCATTTCATACCACTAGGGGGAAGGAAACTATAATCCTTGACAAACAAGCAAGCTACCAAGTTGTTCAGGCAACTCTGCTAGTTAACAGTTACATAAATACTCATGTATCtaacagaaacattttgtgGTCTCCTGTTGGTTTTAAGTTCATTATCCACTCCCGAgtagaaaacaaataaacaaacaaaaaaaaaaaaaaaccctgtttcAATTTTTGTAAATTCTGTGGATTTCTGTCTTACCTTGTGGTTCGCCTCCACCATTTGGAGAGAGATTTGTCCAGAAGATGGTGTGGTTAATGTGGCCGCCTCCATTAAACTTGAGAGCAGGCTGGAGAGCAACCTGTGTTGTCACGTCTCCTAAAAATCCAAGTCAAATATACACAACATACAGCTTCTGTCAAACTCTTACACATTTATGTTTTGGGGAAAAATCTTTAAGGAAAAAACTGTAACGTACATATCAGAATCTTAATAACAACTTCATACAGATAACTACTTTTAAAGTCTTCATTTTCAATTCGAGTTCAAGCGAAGTGAAATATCATGCGACTCTGCCCATACCCTTTGCAAGTGCCTCCTGATACTTCTCTTCTGTAACATTTAGGTTGTTGACATATGTAGCATGGTGCTTGCTGTGGTGCAGCTGCATGATCTCTGCACTGACGTAGGGCTCCAGGGCACCATAGTCGTATGTCAGGTCAGGGAGAGTATGCTTCTGCCTCGATGCAGCTACCTTGCTAATAGTGTGGCTGAGGCTGGCTGCACACCTGAAAAGAAATAATGAATCAATACAGCATGAAATAAGGCATGACATCAGCAAGAAAACTGTTATTCAGTTATTTAGGGATACATTCCAACAGAAATTGAGATATACCAAACAGAACTACTTTTAAACTTTAGTTTCCTAATCAACGAGTAATTTGCTAAGGAGCAATTGACAAGGCTGTGCAACTAAGCCGTACCAAATTACTGCCCTGCAGGGTATCAGAGGTAGGATTTTCAGTTAGTTTTAGCTTACTTAAGCAACTGACCTAAATGACTGTTGTTGATACTGGATTTATGCAGCTCTTGAAGCACAGCCATCTACATATTAGTTCACTGAACACATGATACTGGCTCAATATTAAGACATTCGGTTCATAACTTCATGCACGAGCTCATAACAGCATGATTACGCGTTTAATAAACAAACACCTGTATTTAGTGCGCCATAAGCTAACCTAGCTGAGCTGCCAGTTAGCATTTCGGTTAGCTAACTGCTAGCTCTCAATAAGCAACTGTCACGTTCAAGAACAACTGCTGCTAGCAGAAGTCAAGCGCCCCCATTCCGTATGCACTTTGAGCGCAGTACACGCACCAAATGCTCAACAATGTGACAACAATCTTACCTACGTATTTGTCCAGCTCTGCAAAGCATGTTCCTAATGCTGTTCAATAGACAGAATGAAGGAATACACACGCTGATTACAACTGcccttgaaatgtgcaatttcAAGTTGACAGCGGAGGCGACCGTACCATTACATCTATGCTGTGGGGGTGTCCGGGAATTAGATAAACACAGGAGTCAACGGCTACATGTGACAACGATACACATTATTAGAGACACTTGGCAGATGAGAGAGATTGTATTAAAAACGCATCCCGATACTctggaataataataaaaaagctcCTTACCTTCTGTATTATTTTGCAACTCCTCCCTCTAGTAAGTTTTCGTGGTTTTAAAAAAGTGCATTATATCACtgttatgaaaaaaatacattttttattctaatctgTTTAATTTATTGTAAATCTGTTCACTCTGTTTATTTATTGCAAAACAAAGCATATATTTAAAGGAGTAGTTCTTAATACTGTCTACaagcataattaaaaaaataaaaaactaacaGCAGAGAGTCACGTGAACGTTCCCCCCACAACAGTGGAGGCAATGGCGGAGATCGTCTATATAAAGACAAATGGCGCACTAAGAAGCAAACAACGCTTGCTTAAAAGGGAAAACCCTCAGGGTTGAATTCGGAACACGTAATCACTTGTGGTGGACACTAAACTGAGAACAATTCTAGCATGCACCAGAAGTGTCAACTTCATGGAACAACAGGAAGTTTTTTCtgcaactgaaataaaaaagaaaatatggctTATTATCTCACAATTTCGAGTTATTTTTGATTAAGTCTACATTTCAAGATCCTAAAAAGAACCACTTCTTTCTTCAGTAGCCGAAACAAGTTTCGGTACAACTCACAGTCGATGATGCACCAAAGACTAATGCCAAGGTACACTAAGGCTTTCTCTACTCTAGATTTATTTAATGAATTAATTCAAATAATTAGGTTTATGAAGActcataataattaaaaaatatttcttcaaacTGCTCCTACCAATAGTACAAAAGGGAGAGCTTTGTGCtgtgtatatatttaaatacatttgttaaCATAAATACATTAGTTAGTGAATTAAAAACATGCATTCATACAAACTAAGgctaaaaataatacaataaaaatagtAATGCGGGCATGAATTCATCAAAATCATATAAAAAATATCTACTGTTTACTGTTATTTGAGGGGTACATTGTATGATCTTAAAATCGCTGCGGAGTGAGAAGTCTCGCTCTTTGCCTCTATCTGTGCTAGAACTCTGCAGTAAGGCAAGTGCGACGCAGCGCCCAGCTACAGCCATTCTGTTTAGTCGACCGCGAGGAAGATGCTGTTGACCACGCCGAAGCGAGACGACTACAAATAACTTCCCCATAAATTTTAACCAAGTCGCAGGTTCTCGTTTCATAAAGAACCCCTGACGCCAAGAGGATCCAGAAACATCGAAAGAAACTGATCTggtaagtgattttttttttgatggcTGAAGGCCCGATATCTGCAACCCAGAGCCCGCTAGTTTCAGGAAAAGGAGTGCTAGGGAGGGAGTCATTTCCTTCACCGCCATTTTGTGATAACAAGGAGCGGAAAACAGAGCCAAGACTTGTATGCTGCCAGGCTGGACATAGGGAAATAGTGAAGCTCGGTACTGCTGTTTCGTTACGTGTAGTTAGTTTGCTAACGGAAACAGCTAAACCTTATTAGCAGCCCAGTGTTAACCTTGGTTAGCATATTTTCCATTTCTCGCGGTccgttgctgctgctgcttgtcACACGAGCTAACACAAGGCTCGGCTGCTCTTATAAACTGCTAATATTAACTTTGATTTGGTTTTGCGGGATAGTTAATGTGTTCCTCACACGCCATCAGGGTCATCTATTAGCTGAAAGGCACAGCTTTTGTACCGAGTTAGCAGAGTTGCTGTACATTGTACTGCGTGTTGATAGCCATCGCGTTAAAAGATGATGCAGTCCTTCAAGCACACGAGCCCAAGCTGTAATTACTGCTGATTTCCTGTCGCGTTTTTACTTACAGCGTTCACAATGACCAACGAGGAGCCTCTACCCAAGAAAGTGAGTTTCTTTTCTTATTCTATTGTACCCCTTGTAATTTGTTATGTGTCACGACCCTGCCCACCACCCTCCAAATATTCTAATGGGTTTCTTTATGTAACCAGTGCTTGGGTTTTCGTTCACACAGGTTCGCCTTAGTGAATCGGACATGAAGACTATGACCAGAGAAGAGTTGTGTGCAAGGTAGGTAACAGCTCTGCTATTGGTGATTAATAATGTGGTAGGGGGaatttggtgtttttgttttggatgAGCAGCTAAAACATGTTCTGCCCATCACAGGTGGAAACAGCATGAAGCCTATGTCCAGGTCTTGGAGGCGAAATATGCGGAGCTATGTTGTAAGTACACCTGCTATAAGACACGGTTATGATTTAACCTTGTCAGCATCTCAACAATCACCATGTTTTTGCCTGGTGCTGCTGTATGTGGCAGTCAGTGAAAGGAATTTATCTGATATGTTTTGCATTTCTGCACCTCTTTTATCGTCTCAGCCAATGACGTTCCAGGGCTGAAGGAGTCGGAGGAAAAGctcaagcagcagcagcaggagtccGCGCGGAGGGAAAACATCTTGGTCATGCGACTTGCCACCAAGGAGCAGGAAATGCAAGAGTGCACAGTATGTATTTATTCCTCTAATTTTGATTACGTTTGACATGACTGAATAGAATTCAGTTTCTGTTTGTCCCACAGTTTGAGTACCTAATATATTTCTTATAGGAATATTGAGCCCTTCTAACATAACGtttaaattatcttttttttttcattaagattTCACAGATAAGAACATCATTAACTTTATGAATAAGTAATGATGTTACAGTTTGCTATTAAACATGTCAAAACTGAGTAATTATTATCCTATATTCTAAATTTAATAATACAAGTTTTCAAAGTACAAAATAATTTAACTTTTTTACTAAATTTAAATGAATTGAATAATTTGCaacactccagcagagggcTTTCCTAAGTAAACTGTCATGATCATGGAAAAGAGGCTAAAAGTAAATTATTTCAAGCCAAGGCATCCTTTGCTCTTGCCAGATTGACAGCTCAGTGGATCAAACAGCTGCTTTATGGTAGAACATGCCGTTCTTGAAGTGCAGCTGAGGTGAGCTCAACGCACAGGCTTTAAACTTAGAAACCCTGCAGTCACTTTGAAATGGAAAGCATGGGGACACAGTTTTCAACAGAAATGCcagaattttaagttaaatgtgtttgcaacacacacacacacaaaaaaaaaaaaacccaacaaaaaatgGTTGATGTCATTATAACTTTGGCAGGTGAGTTTCATTTGTTTTGGACCAGTCTGATCTCCCCGGGCCTGGAAAGGCAGCTGTCAAATGATTGGAAGTAATTGTTCACTTGGAGATTTTGTCTTGAAAACTTTGTAGATGGTAGGTACCGAGTGTTGCTCTAAGGCAACGTGCTTAAATTGTTTGAGTCCACATCAAAAGTTGCCATCAGAAGATGGCGATTTCcaattttatacattttgtttattttttaagaggAAAAACACGGCTACTGGAGATCGGAGCCAAACCCAATAATTTTTTTCTAGAACCATGATAAAACACTTGTTTATCTGTTCCTGCCACTCACATGTGTTTGTTGTATCCTGCAGACGCAGATCCAGTACCTCAAGCAAGTCCAGCAGCCGAGCGTGGCCCAACTGCGGTCGTCCATGGTGGACCCATCCATCAACTTGTTTTTCCTCAAAATGAAGGCTGAACTGGAACAGACTAAAGACAAACTGGAGCAGGCCCAAAATGAACTGAGTGCCTGGAAATTTACACCTGATAGGTAAAGACAATCAAAATAATCcccctcaaaaaaacaaaacaaaacagaaagtcaaGACTTCCTCACGCCCCCCACCCTCACTCTCACTGCAGACATGCAGGAACAATGGTGGGGGGGAAGGCTGACAAAGTGCTGTACTCACCACGAGATTCAGACTTTACAGAAAGCCAGTCactccaaaaaaaaccaaacaaaccccaAACTGTTTTTGTACTCTTGCACTGTGCCAGCTACATATCACATAAcctaaagagaaaagacagtatGGTCAGGTGACACTTGTGTTTCAGCTCTCTCCCCTCGAGTTCCCCTCACCGTCCAAGGGCCTGAAGGAGTCCGGACTGTTCCTGAAGAGGTGGTCACTCGCTTCCCGACGTGGATATGGCCTCCCTGCCCCCGCTGCTCAAACCAGACAGTTCGCTTATTAAATAGGGGGGTTATGGTGGAGGTAATATGGAGGTTGAGTCAGGCAGGGAGGATCCCTAGCCTAAAACGGCaattgaacattttaaagacGATACCCATACTTGGGTTAAAAAGACATTAACAGTGGAATAGACCACACAAAGACCTGCTTAGTCTGCCTGAGAAATGCAGAGACTGTTTGGACAGTCTAGATACATTCCAGTAATATGAGGAAAGTTTCTAGGATTTAAAAGTAAGACTTTGGGGGAAGAGCCACTAGAAATGACATTAAGACTGTGAGCGGAGCCAGATCCTCGGTCCACCAAGGACTATGGTTCAGGCATGAGGGTCCATTCGCCTGTGTCTTTGAGCATGGGCCTGCACACGGTAGAGTGtatttacttgttttattttgtgacttgtttattttttattggcatttaatttgattttgtttctCTGAAACAAGCACttactgcagtgtgtgtgagctaAGAAGCATGATTGGCCTTCCCTGAATACTTGTGTAAAAATATTCACATGGGATTTAATGCCGAATTAAGCTTTGCTTAATTTCTCCTACCAAAACACACTGCTGTAGGTGCACGGAGTCCTGTTTTCAATTTGTGACTAAAGATGTCTTCAAGAAGTCCTGTTATGAGTTTATGAGATTGTATTGAttgtatttctgtgtatttttgtgATTGACCAAACAATCTTTCCCTCAGCCATTTACACAAATAGATGATTATATTTTCCTTTCTCACCTGTGTAGCACAGCTCTTAGCACTGTTCACGCTGTGAATCCCTCATGGGGTCTGTTttactttttgtctttaaaaaaaaacaacaatttttaCTCTGCTCTCACACTAAAGTGGGGATGAGATCTGAGCATCTTAAAGCACATTTCCTCCTGCAGAGGCAGTAATGGTTATAATGAGTAAGAATGGAGGAGAGTTCCAGTAAATGATACTGATGTAAATACATAATCatatattaattataattataaataacaTTTGTTCTTGATCAGGGTTCTGAGGTACTTTGAAGCTACCATCATCACTTTGCTTACTTTAATATTATGTTACTATTTTAGTGTCTTCTGACTATATAACGTCTTTATTTATAGACCAAATGCATGGTGGTAAAAATGGTTTAAAGCATTACATGAAGTCAGTTATCTTTGGCTTCTTgattaaaacctttttaaaagAACAACCACAATACCTACTAATGTAAAATGGTGTGCTGGACTGTTGCCCTGTTTCTTGACCTTTTGTAATGTTGAGAAAGCAGCACTTGAAGCTATTTGAGTTTACTGTTGAAGCACTTACTTTCTGTGTATTTCAAGTGGTTACAGAAAACCTGTGCCTGGTTTTGCAGTGCACATTTGCTTTTTGCTACTCACAGCTAAAGGTTGGTATTTCAAATGTCCTGGGTCACCCTAATATCACTCTGctatgttacatttttttcattgtgcTTGTTCCTCACACCCAGTGATGTAGCAAGATCATTTAAAATTGAAAGTTTGCTAGTGACCGAATCGATACTAAAATGCCTTTCTTCAACATACAGTTAAAGTGTAACACTGTTTTTGAGTTTCAGGAAAGTGGGGACCATTTTCAATACACATCATTCAACTTTTAATTTCACTTACagaaaaaagtctgttttttccATGGATTTTTTGAAAGAACTAATTGATATGTGTTTGTACAGGACAGATTTGTGTCAGTGGGTTCCTGATGTTGTTTTGAAGTCTGAAAGATTTAATGACATTTGTGTTGTGGTTAGATCAGTTTACGGACAACCAGGTTGAAGAGTTTCTTTTGACCCTCGGCAAATTGCAAAGTGGGTCAGATCAGTGGGACCTCTTTGCCTGTTGTTTGTCTCCTGGTTCACCGTGTGATGTGAGACTTGTTTCCCTTACAGCCAAACAGGGAAGAAACTGATGGCCAAGTGTCGAATGCTGATTCAGGAAAACCAGGAGCTGGGTCGGCAGCTGTCCCAGGGACGCATTGCCCAATTGGAGGCTGAGCTGGCCCTCCAGAAGAAGTACAGCGAGGAGCTTAAGAGCAGCCAAGACGGTGAGAACATTGCATCTATACCCAACAGCCTGGCCAACTCTGACCGTATCTTATATTTGCACCATTAATCTTCTGACATTTGTGTTCATTTCTAACTTTGTTCTTTGTCTGTTCCTGAATTGCCACTCCCAGAGTTGAATGACTTTATCATCCAGCTAGATGAGGAGGTGGAGGGGATGCAGAGCACCATCCTcgtcctgcagcagcagctgaaagaCACCCGTCAGCAGCTCTCCCAGTCTCAGGGGTCTTCAGCTGGAGCAGGACCCAGTAGGACTTCACCCACTGCCTCCAGCTCCTGTGCGGAACAATCCGCTCAGCCCGAGCAGGCCGGCGCACCCTCTGAACCAATGGGCAAAGACTACGGAAGGGTCTCCAATGGTCCAAGCAATGGCAGCTCATCCCAGAGGAGCGAGACCACTACACCCAGCCTGTACCGAgaggtcagcagcacagaggaaGACTTTCCCATGTCCCCCATGGTTTCAAGCCCTGGTGAAGCTGAGACCAAACTCTCCAACCACTCAGAGGAAGTGACAGGGAGTCAGACTGCTGGTGGCAGAGTTGGAGGACCTGTGGGTTTCGGTAGCCAGCTGAGTGCGGGGTACGAGAGCGTGGACTCTCCGACAGGCAGCGAGACATCATTGACTCAGCACTCGAATGACACAGACTCCACCACCGACCCCCATGAGGACAAGGCTGCCCTGGTGACCAAGGGCAGCAGGACTGCTGGGTCACGGCACGCTCAGAACGGCCTGGACACCGGCACAAGCGATGGTGCAGTTTTGTAATGTACTTTGACATGTattatctgtttgtttgtttttctttgtttttttttttataccgtATACAGACATGGCAACAAATGCATAGTCTTTAACACAGCACTGCTGTCcaagatgttttgttttcaccCTTCTCTCCCTGCCCATTGTGATGCCTCTGTCACATTTGTGTTGCTACACGGGGATATAACAGGAATGGTTTAATGTTAGATTTAAATTGCGTGGATGTTTGATTCTGATGTTTATTTGAGCACGTCTAGGCTGTTCTTGTTTTAGCTCTTGACACTGAAATCAGGCATCTGGTGTAAGTCATTGTCAAAAGTCAGTAAAATCACTGAATTACAGTAGCTTCGCTATATTCAAGGTCATTTTTAGATGTTgacctgtgttttcttttttttttttttttttttttcttttttttagtgcaattttaatttttcattggcaaaaaaaaaaacattcggttaaaaaaaattctgttgaAATGTGAGTAGTTCATATGCGATGTTCATATTATTCTGACTTCAGTCCTTTTCATGTACTGACCAAAtaccaataaagatttttaatacTATGGTGTGAAACCCATtattaactaaattaaatgtGGAAACTCATTATTTCATATAGCCTTATAATCGGATGAGTCAGAGGAGACATAAACATGTAAAAGGACTTGTGTAATTTATCTCAACCTGTGACAAAGCAGCATTTTCCCATGACTTGTGTTATTACCACAAAACAAAGGTTTTTGAGCTTGAAAAATTTTAagcagcactttttaaaaatgtttaagaaCCAATAAAACTCATTATGTGCCTTATGAAAATAAGATTAAAAACTGTTATACAACGTAGATTTCAGGCATCCATTGGTTAAATTTGGGTCATGTTAAGAAGTAGAAAAAGCTAAAACATGGGGTGTTAAAGTGCTTATAAATTTAAGTGCAAGCTTAACATGGCAATAATCCAATGgactgtaaatataaataaaatattaaatagacTCCACAAAACATCCAAGGTGGATAAAGgtatttttaatgaataaacATTTATCCTCCCAACCACATGGAGGCGCTGTGCCTCCCCGCCCCCTTCTCAGTTACACTTGTATGTAGAAAAACAGTTGAGACGTCCACGCACTGTCAACAGCGCAGAGCGAGTGTGCAGACAGGAACCAGCACTCTGACCGAGGACTCCAGCTTCAAACACCTGCTTGCCAACATGAGCACCGA
The genomic region above belongs to Pelmatolapia mariae isolate MD_Pm_ZW linkage group LG15, Pm_UMD_F_2, whole genome shotgun sequence and contains:
- the wtap gene encoding pre-mRNA-splicing regulator WTAP encodes the protein MTNEEPLPKKVRLSESDMKTMTREELCARWKQHEAYVQVLEAKYAELCSNDVPGLKESEEKLKQQQQESARRENILVMRLATKEQEMQECTTQIQYLKQVQQPSVAQLRSSMVDPSINLFFLKMKAELEQTKDKLEQAQNELSAWKFTPDSQTGKKLMAKCRMLIQENQELGRQLSQGRIAQLEAELALQKKYSEELKSSQDELNDFIIQLDEEVEGMQSTILVLQQQLKDTRQQLSQSQGSSAGAGPSRTSPTASSSCAEQSAQPEQAGAPSEPMGKDYGRVSNGPSNGSSSQRSETTTPSLYREVSSTEEDFPMSPMVSSPGEAETKLSNHSEEVTGSQTAGGRVGGPVGFGSQLSAGYESVDSPTGSETSLTQHSNDTDSTTDPHEDKAALVTKGSRTAGSRHAQNGLDTGTSDGAVL
- the sod2 gene encoding superoxide dismutase [Mn], mitochondrial encodes the protein MLCRAGQIRRCAASLSHTISKVAASRQKHTLPDLTYDYGALEPYVSAEIMQLHHSKHHATYVNNLNVTEEKYQEALAKGDVTTQVALQPALKFNGGGHINHTIFWTNLSPNGGGEPQGELMEAIKRDFGSFQKMKEKMSAVTVAVQGSGWGWLGFDKDSGRLRIAACANQDPLQGTTGLIPLLGIDVWEHAYYLQYKNVRPDYVKAIWSVVNWENVSERLQMAKK